CAACTAATGACTCCCCTTGATGGGGAGTTATTTGAGATCACTTAGCTAGCTAAAATGAAATTGGTACATTTTTAAATGCGGCTGTATCTGGCACAAAAATGTCCAAATTATTGATACCATCGGGAACTCTTAGCCAGATATAAGCATCTGCGGAGGCTTGTGGACGTACCTGGAACAAAGAAACGCTTCCTGTTGAGCGGTTAAGAGCAACTCCTTTGTAGGTTACGCTAGTGTCAGGATTGCGGGCTGTTGTACTAGCAACCGAGATAATATCGCTACCAACAACTCCGTCTGTGGCAAGGCGACGAATCCGCATTTGCACATTTACCACATCACGGTTTCCGGTTTCTGGGTCTTTAATTCGTTTTGCTGAAAGTAACTCAACTTCTGCCTTTTTGCCAAAAGCAGGCTGCACAAATTGACCAGGACTAATTGCTGAAGTTGTAGCACTCGCTGGGGATGGTGATAGTGTTGCTTGTGGAGAAATTGTAGCTGTAGGACTTGGGACTTGAGTGGGAATGGTGTTACTGGCTGTACTAGTAGCATTTAGTGTCTGCCGCAACGTGAAAACTTCATAAGCTACATAGCCGCTACATCCCAAAGCCAAAGTAGAGAGTAATACAGCTACACCAGATAAAAATGTACTCACACCATTGCCTCGATTTCGTATTTCTGTATATGCAGGTTGACTTGGGTTTCTATTTTGTAGTCCCATAAATATGTTTGTGCGTAGGCGCAGCCAGCACTTCTCTACGAGACGCTGCGCGAACGGCTGCGCTCAGTGACCATCGTAGACATCGCCTATGTATGAAACATGTGAACATCTTCCCTATACTAATTAAGTAACTTTACTGAGCCAATTCTTCTCTCTCCGGAAGGAAATTGTTTGCAAGGTAAAAATATCTGTCTTTGGGATAAGGAAAATTGGTGAGACTTAAGACTTTAAATCAACCACTGGGTGTTTTATTAATATTTTTGACTAGTCAGATAGGATTTAGTTCTAGGGTTGCGAAAGCACAAACCACAGTTGCACCAACAACTACCACAAAATCAATTTGCTCTAGCCAACTGGGAAAAGCTATAGATGCTGTAATCAATCGTCCCTTATTTAATCGGGTGCGCTGGGGAATTTTGGTACAACCTCTGTCAACGGGGCCAACTCTTTACAGTCGAGATGCTCAAAAATATTTTACTCCTGCGTCTAACGTCAAATTGCTGACAACAGCAGCTGCATTGCAGGAATTGGGTGCTAATTTTCGGATTCGTACCTCTATTTATCAGAATGGCAATGGTGTTTTACGTGTTGTCGGTAGGGGAGATCCTAGCTTCAGCGATACAGAACTGCAAAAATTGGCACAGCAGTTAAAAAAGAAAGGTATTACCCAAATTCAGCAGTTGATTGCTGATGATAGTTATATTCAAGGTGATATTGTTAACCCCACCTGGCAATGGGAAGATGTGCAGTCAGATTATGGCGCACCAGTCAGTAGCTTTATTCTGAATCAAAATATTTTTAGCTTAAAACTTGTACCGCAGGCTGTAGGTAAATCTTTACAATTAGTGTGGATTGATCCTGGTGAAGCGAAACAGTGGCGGATAATTAATCAGTCAGTAACCGTTCCCCAAAATCAACCGAACTACGTTAATGTTACCCGCGAATTGTCAGGAACAGTATTACGAATTCAAGGACAACTGGCAACGAATTCTGAACCATCTTTAATAGATTTGCCTGTAGTTGACCCTAATTATTACTTCTTACGACGCTTCCGTACTGCTTTAGCAACAGAAAAAATTAACTTGGGACAAACATTAGTAGTAAATGGTGGTGTGAATCAGCAAGAAATCGCATTTGTAGAGTCACCACCTTTAGCTGAATTATTAGCAGAAACTAATTTAAATAGTAATAATCTTTATTCTGAAGTACTGCTGAGAGCATTAGCTGTGAAAAAAATCAGACTGAAAAATCAGACTAGTGCTGATGTCGGTTTAGAAGTTGTCAAAGCAAGTTTAACTAAATTGGGGGTCGATCCAGCTAATTACATTTTAGTGGATGGTTCAGGTTTATCACGTCGTAACTTAGTAACACCAGAAGCTTTTGTACAAACTTTGCGGGCAATTGCAAGAACACCAACAGCATATATATATCGGGCATCTTTACCTGTGGCGGGTAAAAGTGGAACTCTGAAAGGCCGCTTTCAAGAAACACCTGCTGAGGGCATTGTGCAAGCAAAAACAGGTACGTTAACGGGTGTAGTTTCTCTATCTGGATATATGAATGCGCCGAAGTATGAGCCGCTAGTTTTTAGTATTATCGTGAATCAGTCGGATCAGTCTGCAACAGTAATACGGCAGGCAATTGATGAAGTTGTTGTATTGTTGACACAGTTGCAGCATTGTTAATATTATACTTTTGACTCATAACTTGTTTCATGCCATCCAAAATCTTACCACCGCCCTTAAAACCTGGAGACTTATTACGAGTAATTGCCCCTAGTGGTGCTTTGCGAGAATTTGAGGAATTTAAACAGAGTCTAGAAATTTGGCGATCGCGTGGCTACAAACTAGAAATCAGTCCCCAGATAGATGACAAATGGGGTTATCTAGCAGGGACAGATGAAACCCGTCGTCAACAGCTAGCAGCAGCATGGCAAGATCCTGATTGTCGTGGTATTCTCTGTGCCAGAGGTGGTTTTGGCAGCACCCGCATCTTAGAAGATTGGAATTGGCCAAACTCAGGGCTTCCCAAGTGGCTTATAGGCTTTTCTGATATCACAGCTTTATTATGGAGTCTTTATACAGCAGGAATTTCCGGCGTTCACGGCCCTGTAATGACAACTTTGGCAGATGAGTCAGATTGGTCTATTAAACGATTATTTGATTGGGTAGAAGGTAGTTCTTTCACACCTCTTAAAGGTTGCGGTTGGGGTGGTGGTGTGGTTACTGGCGCTTTGTTACCAGGTAATCTGACAGTGGCTACTCACCTTTTGGGTACACCAATCTTGCCACATCTGGATGGTGTAATTCTGGCCTTCGAGGATGTTACCGAAGCACCTTATCGAATTGACAGGATGCTGACGCAGTGGCGTTTGAGTGGTGCTTTGTCTCAAGTCTGCGGTATTGCTTTAGGCGGTTTTACTCGTTGTGAAGCGCCACCAACGATATCTAGTTTTAGTGTAGAAGAAGTATTGCGCGATCGCTTGGGTGATTTGGGGATTCCCATTGTCTCCGATTTACCTTTTGGCCATGATAGTCCCAATGCAGCCTTACCAGTGGGTGTAGAGGTAACTTTAGATGGGGATGCAGGAATATTAGCGATCGCGCATCCCCATTAAGCTAAAATTCAGATCCGCTTACGATTAAATGTTCTAAAACACTAAAGAGAATGATTGTATCAAAAGTTTCTTTTGGTAGAATTTCTATATAAAAAACTATAGATA
This portion of the Nostoc sp. GT001 genome encodes:
- the dacB gene encoding D-alanyl-D-alanine carboxypeptidase/D-alanyl-D-alanine-endopeptidase, translated to MRLKTLNQPLGVLLIFLTSQIGFSSRVAKAQTTVAPTTTTKSICSSQLGKAIDAVINRPLFNRVRWGILVQPLSTGPTLYSRDAQKYFTPASNVKLLTTAAALQELGANFRIRTSIYQNGNGVLRVVGRGDPSFSDTELQKLAQQLKKKGITQIQQLIADDSYIQGDIVNPTWQWEDVQSDYGAPVSSFILNQNIFSLKLVPQAVGKSLQLVWIDPGEAKQWRIINQSVTVPQNQPNYVNVTRELSGTVLRIQGQLATNSEPSLIDLPVVDPNYYFLRRFRTALATEKINLGQTLVVNGGVNQQEIAFVESPPLAELLAETNLNSNNLYSEVLLRALAVKKIRLKNQTSADVGLEVVKASLTKLGVDPANYILVDGSGLSRRNLVTPEAFVQTLRAIARTPTAYIYRASLPVAGKSGTLKGRFQETPAEGIVQAKTGTLTGVVSLSGYMNAPKYEPLVFSIIVNQSDQSATVIRQAIDEVVVLLTQLQHC
- a CDS encoding LD-carboxypeptidase; this encodes MPSKILPPPLKPGDLLRVIAPSGALREFEEFKQSLEIWRSRGYKLEISPQIDDKWGYLAGTDETRRQQLAAAWQDPDCRGILCARGGFGSTRILEDWNWPNSGLPKWLIGFSDITALLWSLYTAGISGVHGPVMTTLADESDWSIKRLFDWVEGSSFTPLKGCGWGGGVVTGALLPGNLTVATHLLGTPILPHLDGVILAFEDVTEAPYRIDRMLTQWRLSGALSQVCGIALGGFTRCEAPPTISSFSVEEVLRDRLGDLGIPIVSDLPFGHDSPNAALPVGVEVTLDGDAGILAIAHPH